The DNA window AAATCAGGAAGGTCAAACTCGAGAATGTCACAGGTCTTATTGGTTTATTTTCGccatcagctcctccagctctggACGTGCCTTGAACCGTGCTTTGTAATGAGCCTCTGTGTGctgaggggaagagagggagaggagaggtgaggagattaaacttaaaacacatttcataaaATGACTTTCCTATTTACTTGCAGAATATTCTTAATTCTAACAAAGtttcaacagaaaaattaaataaatatgtttgagATGAAATTGTGACTTAAATGCAGATTTGTGTTAGTTAGCAGGAGATAGTTGCAAAATAAAGCTttaactgagtgacagtcagcagcttaCACCGCCAGAATCAGGCCCAGTAAGTTTAAGAGTAAtactgaactgtagatcagttaaaaagacttagacgCCTGAAAAAAACAACGTTATACAATATCCAGGAAACTGGTGTGTGAATTCTTGGtcagaaacatgttttgtgtggtcacagtgaccttaaaCTTTTGACCACCAAAATATAATCACCTTATTTCTGAGTCCAAGTGAACTTTTATGCCAAATTTGTATCAgtatcagacagacagacgctCATACATAATAAAGTGGTTGTCTTCATATTAACTCACCTCCTTTACAGAAAGTTGAACTCCCTCTGGTTGATTCTTTAAATAACCTCCATGAAGACGGGACAAAGTGTGGTGTCCAGTTTCCTCaactggaaaaaacagattaataacATTGTTCAAAAGTCAGGTTAAATATTCCTCAGGAAAACTACCAAAGCTTTATTTAAAAGGAGACCTGTAAAAGACACAGTTTTACCTGGACGACTCGCTCGTGAGTCTTTAGGATAGAGTCGACGTACATCTTGGTGCCCTGCTCTTGCATTAGCATGATCTCTGTGGTCTTGGTTGGCAAA is part of the Lates calcarifer isolate ASB-BC8 unplaced genomic scaffold, TLL_Latcal_v3 _unitig_1844_quiver_3056, whole genome shotgun sequence genome and encodes:
- the LOC108890954 gene encoding LOW QUALITY PROTEIN: 39S ribosomal protein L48, mitochondrial-like (The sequence of the model RefSeq protein was modified relative to this genomic sequence to represent the inferred CDS: inserted 1 base in 1 codon; deleted 1 base in 1 codon); this translates as MRPVCPASTTAYGTLNVMVSGHDMTVVERYTEYIHNLCNRLSIRVSLCYALPTKTTEIMLMQEQGTKMYVDSILKTHERVVQLRKLDTTLCPVFMEVIXKNQPEGVQLSVKEHTEAHYKARFKARPELEELMAKINQ